TTTATTTGTGCAACGTAGAGATTAGAATTAGACCAACACCACGGAACCAAAAAGTCTTGCTCTGTGCCTTTTATCTGTAGGACAGTTCACGGAGGCTTCAACAGCCCTAGCTGTTTTCTAGCACTCTGAAATGTCCTCTGTGCTGCACCCAGTCAAAAGCCTGTACTGATTGTGGTGAACTTTCCTAACAGGAGGCACGGGTCCTTCGTCGGACGCCGGCTGGGGATGTATGCTGCGATGCGGGCAGATGATGCTGGCCCAAGCACTGATCTGCAGACACTTAGGGAGAGGTGAGTGCTGGTCCTGAGGGAACTTCTGTATTGTCTGCGGACGCTTCTTTGTAGTACTCCATTAAAACCACAAACCCTGAATTTATTAGTGAGACTTTCTTTGATGCCCTGGTAACAGTTCCTAATGATTTAATTCTTGTCCAGCTGGGTGAAATCATCCCAGCCTTAAGCAGAGAAATAGGCGTAGAAGGAGAACAAATGGGGAATCTTGTTGCCGTTACTTTATAAACCTTTTAGTGTAACACTCAAGTTGAGGCCAAGGGAAAACCTACCACTGTGGGACAGAGCTCTTACCCTTCTCTTCGCTGCTCACCTGTCACCAGGACGAGGTCCAAACCGCCCAGGTGCAAGGTCTTAAGCCTCTATCAGCATGTCACATCCCAGGATGCTGCCAGTGCAGCGTTTGGACGTTCTGTATGGATCTTATATTGTTATTTAATGGGTGCTTACAAATCCAACAAGGTCTAAACACAGCCTGTAGTTTTAAATAATCTTGGAAGCTCATAGATGCTGGAATAGCTATCAATGCTCAGCATGATCGGTCAGAATATGTTTGCAGTcgacatttttgttttatttttcctgtttttacaATCTAGCCTATGATGATAAATGGCAGCTTGATAATAAATAACAAGCTTTGAATTCTAGGAGCtctaaacaaaatgtaaatattagaGATGAATTGAGATGTCTTTTAACATCTCATTATAAGGCTTTCTACTGTCTAGACATTTGATCAGTATAATGAAAACATCACCGTTTTTTATTCTCTatcaatttttcctttcagattggcaatgggaaaaacacaaaaaacaaccagaagAATATCACAGAATCCTACGATGCTTTCTCGACAGGAAGGATTGCTGTTATTCAATCCACCAGATGGGTAAGAACAAACATAAACTTTCAggttttttccactgaaatttctACCGTGTTGAATCACTAATTTGCAATATGttaattcataattttaaaaagtggataTGAAGACAATGTATAtgcttatataaaaataaaaatgtatgcagATGGGTGCAAAGTCTAGTAGTACAGAAACATTCACTGAGACCTAAATGAAGCCAAGTACTAGAATCTAGCTCTTGATAAACTATGTAAGCCTTGGGTACCAGAGTCAGTAATGTTAGAATAGACAGTCTTGTAGCTTATTGCTGTAATTTGTAATAAAGGGCACTAACATTCGTAATTCTCATTATAGTTTAGAAACCTTTTGTTTATTAAAGAAACTAGCACTCATTAAGTTATGAAAAGAGCATAGattgagaaaataattgttattGCTAAATACAGATTGCAGTTACTCTAGAATGTTTGACAGTCATGGTATTTACTGTATATTGTTACCACATTCTTTATGGTCTcgtttttatttgattttgtgtacgtgtttgtctttttttcaccATAAAAACAGCACAGATGGGTGTTGGAGAGGGGAAGTCAATTGGAGAATGGTTTGGACCAAATACAGTTGCTCAAGTACTGAAGTAAGTGAGATCATACCAGTCTCATTCAGAACATACTCCCCTGGGGCAGCCAAGATAAGGCCCAGGCAGAGTTTTGAAGGCTGCATCTCCCACTGTCCCACAGTCAGGAACGTACTTGCCATCTATTTACAAGTGCAGCATGGAATGTGATGCTGAAGCTCGGTGAGCAGGTACTGAGTTGGGAATGGGTGAGCTCtaaattttaataaaggaagagcctggggaaaagaaactgCAGGAAGGTGTCTCCTGCTATGCCGTCTGCATGCCCTCACCAGTCACACCACAGACGTATATTCCTTTCTGCACAGTGGCACAGCTCTGTCAGGTCGAGAGTGCCACCATGTAGGTCAGGGTGGTGGTGTGAAACATCAGAGAGAAGCCATCTCGGCCGAGGAGGGAACTGAGCTGCAATTCCTCCCTTTCTGAGCAGCAGTTCTGCCAGCAAGGCTGCTGTATAAAGATGGGCAGCTCCTCATAGTCTGGGAGCCACACTTAAAGGAACTGAAGCTGCTCAGTTCTCCAGGGGTACGTGGAGGTGTCTTACCTCAGGCAGAGGCTAGGCTACAGGTCCTGCGAGCTCAGCAGCAAGTCTTTGACATCCTGGAACAGGCACATGATCTGAAGAGGGAGGGGAGCTGAAGCATGCCCTGGACTCCAGATCTTTCATGGCCAAGTTTTTCATGGTGTAGCGCTCACACCCAGTTTTTTCTGGCTTATTTTAAACAGCTAATTCTGCCTGTGCAGCTTAAGAGGGTAGCTCCCTTCCCCAAAGGTTTGGATTTCACAGAAGTGGACATAAACCTGTGTGCTGCTGTCTCCCACCTAAGTTTTGGTGCCCCAAACCCTTAGCTGATTTAGCTTTTAATGCCCCATTTCTGCTGTGCACGCAGGCTCAGGCAGAAGTAattccactgaattcagtggaaCTTCTTAAGCAAAAAGTAATGTGCAAAACTGGCataggaatttttttcttttccagacgAGAAAAGACACAATTGGGCAAGAACCCATTGCAGAGACTGTTAAGtgcaataaaaagtaataaacttAATGATGTAGTTGAGCTGTTACTATCACTGCAGTTGGCAATGAGACAAAACAGTTTGCACATGGTACAGTGCATATGTTTTTCCTGGTACCACTCAGTACCTATTTTtctaaagatattaaatatttaatatttaaagttttctttttcttacatggagactttaaaaatgcagaaagtatgttttttcttaagaaaaaaaaacaaacatttttttaaaatcaagaacCATCTAATGGTTCTGAGTGTAAAGCTACCCTTTTGATCCAACTAGTTTATATTAATTAGTACCTTAATGTTTTCTAGGAAGCTTGCTTTATTTGATGAATGGAATTCACTAGCAGTTTATGTATCTATGGACAATACAGTGGTCATTGAAGACATCAGTAAGTGAAACATCAGTTTTCTGGTAACAGTTTCTGATTTGACCCCATTTGCCAGAACATATCTAAACATGAACACATACTTGGGGGCCATCTGTTTGTATTGCCAGAgtaagaaaagggaagaaggacaTACAAActcagttgtggttttttggtGCCTGATGCCAACTTTGTGCTCACATCACTGGATGTGAAGAGCTCCTTGAAGAATTTCTACTGTCATCATTTCTGCCATTTCATTTCTATGGCGTTTTATGGGCAAAGCTTGACAGTATTAATAACATTAATAGTACATGTCACTGCAGTCTTAAATTGTCATCCCCCAATCATTTATCTAACGTCTCACTTGAACATGCCAGCACATACTGTCTGCTAGAATTACTTCAACAAAATAGCTGTAATTGCCATGCTCTGCTCGTTTTGTCTTGGGTGCCCTATGAAGATCTCTGGCAAACTAGCTTAATTCACTACTGAGAGGAAGATCTACTTTGTGTTCCTCTGTGCATTGACtgatttctggttttattcctgcagaaaaaatgtgctGGTCCCCTCCTCAGAGCAGCAGCGCGTCCCACAGCAGTGCACATTTGCACAGAAGTGCTCTTGGCCGAAACAAGAACACAGCAGGACTCTGCACAGGCTGGAAACCCCTCTTGCTTATTATACCTCTACGACTAGGGATAAATCACATAAATCCAGTATATATTGATGCATTTAAAGTAAGgttttctttcaattctttGCTTGTTACTGTCAAATAAGTTCGGGTATCTGTGATGTCAGTAAACAAATGAATTACAAtttcctttattccttttgaACTCCTAGGAATGCTTTAAGATGCCGCAGTCTTTGGGAGCATTAGGAGGGAAACCAAATAATGCCTATTATTTCATAGGATTTTTaggtaaggaaaaaagaaacttattCCAAATGTGTAGATGAtcaaaagagaacatttttttgaaGGGGAAATAGTAAGGAGTTTAAGCATGAACCTctagaagtaaagaaaaatgagaatagaataaaataaatgaagaaacataTCTAAAATACCTTAGAAACAGTATGGTATGATCCTTAACAGGAGCAGAAAGTTAACAGCAAAGCTAGATGTAAAAATAAGTGATGACATAAACAAGAGCAACATACTAAGAATAGCTGATAGCATTTGACAAAGTGTATTGGTCAAatgtcacttttattttcttgtatttcaaaactttttctgATAGCAGTATCTTTTTCACCTTCTTGCATATCTTCTTTTATCAAGTATTGCtctaattaatttaaaatgcattccttCAGATTTCACCCCAGTTTGGGCCAAAATTTTGCAACcctattttgttcttttgtaaaACCTAATCTGTTTTAGTTAGTCTTTTTTGTTCCAATTTCTGAATGAATGCCTAATGGGATTACAGATTGCATCTGTGAACATCCTGTACCTTTTAATCTGTGCAACGTTAGGGATTACAACacttgagatttaaaaaaaaaaatgtactggaTCTCACATGGAAAACGAAAAGTATGTGACAAAGATAGAACATAACCAACcaaaaaattacagtaatagGTCATAATAGGAAGTTATACTAAATACCCCATGGGAAACATTGTGTCTGAACCTTctgattttcttaaagaatCCCTAGCTGGAAAGTCTCGATAATATTGACTGCGATGGCAATCTAATTTCTATTTTACAGTTCTGGACCAAGTGCTTATTAACGtcacttgcttgtttttaacataCGGATTTTACCCATCCAGGCAATGAGCTGATCTATTTGGACCCTCACACCACTCAAAGCTTTGtagattcagaagaaaatggcaCAGTTGATGATGAGAGTTTCCACTGCCAGGAAGCCCCGCACAGAATGAAGATCATGAATTTGGACCCTTCAGTAGCTTTAGTAGGTGTCAGGAAATCTTGAATGCATATACTTTATCTCAAAGTAATGCCTGTCTATATTGGTAAGGGCAGGAATGCATCTCCTTGAACAGAACCAAGATCACAAAGCTGTCTTCTGTGATCAACACGTAGTAGTTTGTACATAACTACATAGAGTACACGAATCTTAGGGCAAGTGGGGAACTGTCTGTACTGTAGGGAGCTcgcttcattttctttactgagCAGCTTTTACTTCTTTCAAGAGGCGTTATAATGGTCAGAGCAAGGAACTGAAACAGGTTTACTTGCTTTATTCTATCACTACTTTGTTTGGTCACCTCTAGAAAAGTTACTTAAACTTACTTTATAtcatgatttaaaaatgtttaagtgGAGATATTTGTAGAATTCACCCAAAATGTCACCGTGGTATTTGAAAAAGTTGGATCTGATCCCATGCCAGTATCCTGTGATTGGGTTACTGACAGTTGTCAGCAGTGGGATGTGTTTCTAAAGCTTTAAACAATCTGTAAAGATACCGGTATCTTTCATGCATTCACATACCAGTTTTTTAATACTGCTGCTttttagaaagtattttattctttttttttttttaaatacttaactATGTAACTGTGCAAAATGTGGAATGATGCGGTGAGGCAGACAAAATCATAacaaagagcaaatattttcagtatagATACCAGAGTGGAGATGTTCCTTAGGGGGTCCATCATCTAAGAGGTTTCAGCTTCTGCTGATACCTGGACTGAAGGAACTGGGTGGCACTCCATGGAGGAgcacacaggagctgctgctgttttttggtTGACTATTTCGTTAGGGTTTGCAGGGCCTTGTTCTCCCCTTGGGGTCTCTCCCTAGAGCTGCCACATATTTTGAGTCTTATATTTAGTGATCGTACGGGGTATTAGTGTATCAGAGGTCAAACCGCCTTACCTGCTGGTACCACGTACTTACCATTTGCAAAGGTAAaactctgtttgtttgttttttcccctcagggCTTCTTTTGCAAAGAAGAATGTGATTTTGATAACTGGTGTAGTCTTGTACAAAAGGTAAGAATGGGAACTTAGCATCTTGATTTGCTCTTTATAAAGTCTTGtttttattgtctgtttttttgtaaaatggaaattccccttgcattttcctttgtataCAAATTGTATGAGCCATAGAGAAGGATGCATTAAAGCATCAGGGTAAGACAATACTACTGAATTGATAATCAGAAATTGTTCAGCACTTTACCAGCCACAAACCCTGCCAGTTGGAAAATGGGTgtaaacatacaaacaaaataagaaaacccTTGAAGGTTTTCTTAGCACTACTATGTTACTGGGTGACACTTGCTTTTAACTTCTAATTCTCACTAAATGACTAAGTTTTAACTGCCGTATTGTAGTGACTTATAAATGATTTGCTTCCTGatccttttttattgtttaacgTAATATATTGCGTGTTCTAATTATGACTGTTAGTCCCTGATATCTTAAAGATCTGATTCTGTAAGTGCTGAAGGCCTCTAGCTCCTGCTGATCTAGGGAGAACAGAAGGTGCTGGCTGCCACAGGAAACAGACTTGAGGATATGGACTtttggatgtgcgcaagtcgatggggccggatgggatgcacccgagggtactgaaagaactggtggaggagctggccaagccactttccatcatttatcggcagtcctggctattgggggaggtcccagttgactggtggctagccaatgtgacgcccatctataagaagggccggagggcagacccggggaactataggcctgttagtttgacctcagtgccaggaaagctcatggagcagattgtcttgagggtcatcacgcggcacttgcagggcaagcaggcgatcaggcacagtcagcatgggtttatgaaaggcaggtcctgcttgacgaacctgatctccttctatgacaaagtgacacgcttagtggatgagggaaaggctgtggatgtggtttaccttgacctcagtaaggcttttgacaccgttccccacaacattctcctcaagaaactggctgctcggggcttggactggcgtacgcttcactgggttagaaactggctggatagccgggcccaaagagttgtggtgaatggagtcaaatctggttggaggctggtcacaagtggtgtcccccagggctcggtactggggccggtcctctttaatatctttatcgatgatctggatgagggcgtccagtgcaccctcagtaagtttgcagatgacaccaagctaagtgcgtgtgtcgatctgctcgagggcaggaaggctctgcaggaggatctggataggctggaccgatgggctgaggccaactgcatgaagttcaacaaggccaagtgccgggtcctgcacctggggcacaacaaccccaagcagtgctacaggctgggagatgagtggttggaaagctgcctggcagagaaggacctgggagtattggttgatagccggctgaatatgagccagcagtgtgctcaggtggccaagaaggccaacagcatcctggcctgtataagaagcagtgtggccagcaggtctagggaggtgattgtccccctgtactcggctctggtgaggccgcaccttgagtactgtgttcagttttgggcccctcgctacaggaaggacatggacgtgctcgagcgagtccagagaagggcgaccaagctggtgaggggtctggagaacaagtcttacgaggagcggctgagggagctgggattgttcagcctggagaagaggaggctcaggggcgaccttatcgctctctacagttaccttaaaggaggctgtagagaggtgggggttggtctgttctcccacgtgcctggtgacaggacgagggggaatgggctaaagttgcgccaggggagttttaggttggatgttaggaagtacttctttaccgaaagggttattaagcattggaatgggctgcccagggaggtggtggagtcaccatccctggaggtctttaaaagacgtttagatgtagagcttagcggtatggtttagtggagtacttagtgttaggtcggaggttggactcgatgatcttgaggtctcttccaacctagaaatctgtgtctgtgtgtctatATTTCTGCATGCAGGTGTTAAACTAAGCAACAGACATCTGAATGTCAAGTACCATCAACCtttaaaggcatttatttaaaaaaaaaaaaatcagctaagGAAAACAGTTTGTAAATAAGTGAAATACAGGACAGGAGGTAACATCTCTTTGAAGAGGAATAGCGTTTGGCTTCAGGAACAACTTTTCTCCTCACCAAAACCTGtccttcaaaatctgtttttggaGGAGCTGATAGATCTGTCTTTTGTGCTATTGATCAACAGAAAACTTGAGAAGAGAGAGTTCTATGCAAGTAACTTtctcttaaaaagcagaaaatattgtaCCTTCCTGGTGTGCTTGCtaaatgtaaacaaaattaCAGGTGTGTAGATACCAAAGCTAATTATAAGGTTGATAATTTGTAGTACAGTTCAAGAGATCTGTCTTCCAGATGTGTTTTTAACTAGGGAAGTATTGCAGAGACCATGGTGCTTGGATTTCACAGTATGTCTgcataaagcctttttttttttcctgatggacatatgtaattaaaaaatgttttcaattaagCAGACACGTTTTGTGTTTGAAGCTTCTCCTGAGccagcttttaaaatggaagtatTCTGTCCTCAGGAGATTCTAAAGCAGCAGAGTCTACGGATGTTTGAGCTGGTCCAGAAGCACCCACCACACTGGCCTCCTTTCATACCtccaacaaaaccagaagtgaCAACCACAGGAGCAGGTAAGGCACTGATTAAAAGCACAATTGTGCAATGTAATATTCCTCGTTagcaaataaaagaataatCACAGGTAGAATAACTATCCTTTGTAAGTGTCAAGCAATATATATCAGGCAGGCATGTATCCAAACAAGCCATACAATTGCtagcacatatttttttttgcttttacaaaacacttttctggAATGCgtctttcaaagtttttttttttaagtaaacaaaatCAGGCATGTCtttagaagcatttttttctttgtttttatttttttacagaactCATTGAATCTACCGACAAGCTATTTGAATTGGAAGAAGAATTTGAAATCCTGAGTGTGTGAAGGGCACTGTGGTGACTCTTCTGAGTATTGAATATATTGGTAATATTAATTGCATTGACTTAAACAGCCATGTTAGCCCCGAAGTGCCTGAAATTATGGATAACAGAGCACAGAAACCTAGTAGCATCCAAAACTCCAACAGCAGTTTAACACACAAGCTTCCCTGGATGGAGAGGCAGTAAGAGATCTTGTGATAAGATGCTTAAAGGGAATCTCTTTTTAATGTATCTTACCTGAAGACAAATGGGCCTTTGAGATTAAGGCAAAAATAAGTGTATCACTGGGCACTATGTTTGGAGAAAGGGATAACCCAAATGGATATTTCTTGCTCTCTTATAATAATGCAATAGTTTAGTTCTTAAAGCAAAACAGTCTTCAGTTAAGGAGGATGTTTACTTCTGTTTCCTCCTGTGGGCTACATCATAGGAAAAATACATTGTCTTGTTTAAAAGATCGACTGGATCAGGAGAAAATTGTTTCcgtgttaaatattttaacatgtaTTTGAGCAACCAGactttattacaaaaatgtttctgtaaaaggAACTATGTCTAATGTATACATTTTGCAATAGCCTTCCTGTTTCTGGGAGACCTCAAGAGGAACAGGAGACTCAAATAGTTGATACAGATCACAACCACTGTTATAGTTATGGTATATTTCACCTTGACCTTAAAATTCAAATGATTAAAACTTAGGTTATTTCTTTCAGAGTTAAAATGAGTTAAAGGTGGTTTAACTGtaccttatttattttaaaatagatttacaCAAGTTTCTCTGTTACAGCACTTTATCTGTGCATCTAATAAATTTCTTAAGCTTTTCTTAGGTTGTATGCTGCTATGTTTTGTTAATTGTGTGAACTAAATATAAACCAGGTTATCTTAAAACTTAATATATAAGCGTACACAGATTACTTAATTGTTGCTTTTGGACTTTTCGccttttgaaatctgttttggtAGAAGTGCCTTAACTCTACAGGTTTATCAGAACAGCCTGGGCAGTTTTATTTCTAAGGCAGAGCATCTCTCTAGCAGCcataagaaaaacagttcagaataaagaaaggcaaagaTTTTTAATCCATGCTAAAGTTCCTTTTCACTACCAGACAGTCCCCCTTGTGGTCATTTTGTCATGCTAGTGTAATGAACATGAATTGCAGACTTTCACCTTTACCAATAAATGACAACATAGAGAAATACTGAATACTGTCTCCTCTCACTTGCACCTCCCCATCAGGGCCAGTGTTTCTTCAAACAAAAGAGTTAACAAGATCCTATTTCATCTTGTTTAATGTTTATTAACTACAGTTTGGAAACcacaaatgtagaaaaaaatataattttcttccttctctctccaggGATTAGCTGCATGGTTTTTGAGGAGATTCAAGAAGTCTTCAGGGCCAAGCCCCCCTCATGCAGCAAAAGCTCGTGAGGCCCTGCAGACTTCTTGAAGAAGTGTTCTTGGTGGGGGTAACCAGACTTCTGAAAATAGGGCTGCTGGAAGAATGCCTGGTGATAGGAATTCACACCCTCGGTACCTGACTGAAAATGGCTTATGTGTAAACAGAGGAGGAACAGGCTGGGTTTGTTGAACTCGACGGAAGGTTGGGTAGTGGTATCAACAGAGCCAGCTTACTGCAAGAGAGGTAGTTCCCTAAAGATACTGGCACTTAAAATGCATAAAGCTCtgatcctggaaaaaaaaaacaaaacacatttgcatGCATCcatgttcaaaaataaaaccaagtcCGGGTTGGAGTTTCCCAGAGTTAATtgcagaaattttcaaaaagtgaGCTTTACTGTGTGCAGACAgttttttaaagttgcatttGCTTAAACCAAGATGCAAATACCATATGATCTGTCTGTGCTAGGACAGCTAAGAAATAGATTAGGTATTGTGCACAAAAGGATTGTCACTCAGGAGTGttaaaatgccttaaaaatatttacaaaatacatcCAAAGCAGTTGCAGGTCTTTCACAAGTAGGAATATGTTAAATGAAAGACTAAATTGTGATTCAACTCTAAAATAGGCAGAGCTCTCTGACCCTGATCTGGGAATGTAACATCACATTATGCATATAAATCTACAAAATCCTAGTTATGCAAAATCCAAATCCAAAAACcat
This window of the Cygnus atratus isolate AKBS03 ecotype Queensland, Australia chromosome 13, CAtr_DNAZoo_HiC_assembly, whole genome shotgun sequence genome carries:
- the ATG4A gene encoding cysteine protease ATG4A isoform X1, with protein sequence MESVLSRYENQITVLSDYLEEFPETDEPVWILGRQHHLNADKSKLLLDISARLWFTYRRKFSPIGGTGPSSDAGWGCMLRCGQMMLAQALICRHLGRDWQWEKHKKQPEEYHRILRCFLDRKDCCYSIHQMAQMGVGEGKSIGEWFGPNTVAQVLKKLALFDEWNSLAVYVSMDNTVVIEDIKKMCWSPPQSSSASHSSAHLHRSALGRNKNTAGLCTGWKPLLLIIPLRLGINHINPVYIDAFKECFKMPQSLGALGGKPNNAYYFIGFLGNELIYLDPHTTQSFVDSEENGTVDDESFHCQEAPHRMKIMNLDPSVALGFFCKEECDFDNWCSLVQKEILKQQSLRMFELVQKHPPHWPPFIPPTKPEVTTTGAELIESTDKLFELEEEFEILSV
- the ATG4A gene encoding cysteine protease ATG4A isoform X2: MESDYLEEFPETDEPVWILGRQHHLNADKSKLLLDISARLWFTYRRKFSPIGGTGPSSDAGWGCMLRCGQMMLAQALICRHLGRDWQWEKHKKQPEEYHRILRCFLDRKDCCYSIHQMAQMGVGEGKSIGEWFGPNTVAQVLKKLALFDEWNSLAVYVSMDNTVVIEDIKKMCWSPPQSSSASHSSAHLHRSALGRNKNTAGLCTGWKPLLLIIPLRLGINHINPVYIDAFKECFKMPQSLGALGGKPNNAYYFIGFLGNELIYLDPHTTQSFVDSEENGTVDDESFHCQEAPHRMKIMNLDPSVALGFFCKEECDFDNWCSLVQKEILKQQSLRMFELVQKHPPHWPPFIPPTKPEVTTTGAELIESTDKLFELEEEFEILSV